The window TTTCTTGCTTAATTTTCTTGATTGTATTGTGAATTTCAGAAggaaatgatggtgatgatgaatatGGGTATAATTTCGATCGAATTGGATTACTGGTTAATGATTTAATAATGTGGAATGATGTTGCAAAATCAACACTTTGGTTTGGGTTTGGTTCACTTTGTTTCATATCTTCCTGTTTCACAAAAGGTATTAGCTTTAGGTGAGTGATGATGATTATTTCCTCTCTTTCGATTTCTACTAAATTTCATGCTTTTTGGTTTAAAGTAAAGGTTCAATCTTTATTTTCAGCATGCTTTCTTTGATATCTCATATCGGCCTTCTTTGTTTGGGCGTTTCATTCTTCTCAAATATAATCGCTCAGAGGTCAGAAGTAAACCTTGATTACATTGAATTCGTGTAACGTTTATATTGGTTTTTGTTTAACTTGATGGAGTCACAAATTTACAGAAATGGTATTGAGAGCAAAAGAGAATTTAGACTTAAAGAAGATGACATATTAAGAGCTGCAAGAGTTGTACTTCCAGCATTGAATTTTGCACTTTCAAAAGCTCGAGACTTGTTTTCAGGCGAACCATCAACGACCCTTAAAGTAAATCGATGTCCATAGTACTCCATAATTCATTAACCTTAATTTACAATATGAATCACTAACAAAAAATGGTACATGTTTTTCAGGTTGCTCCATTATTACTACTTGGATCTCAATATGGGCAAATTGTAACATTCAAGAGGCTTTGTGCACTTGGTAAGATCAATCTCAACATGTCCTTTTCGGGATGATGTATGAAAACTTACATTTCATGTTTGCCATTATGCAGGGTTCTTTATTGGCTTTACAGGTCCAAAACTGTACTCGTTATACTCAATACAAATATGCAAGAAAGGTAAGGATGAACTGAAACCAGCTGCAATTTTttatttttagcacaacgttaaaatcTTATATTGTGTAACGTTTATACGAATCAGGTGAATGCCTAAAAGAGAGGATATTAGAAACATGGGGAGGTTGTTCACACAAGAAAATTGTAGCAGCATCGGTCGTCACAGCCTTTTGGAATCTGACTTCGATCAAAACTCGCATTTTTGCAGGTAAATTGTTGTTGTGCTAGTcttagttgactttgaaagtcAAAATTTTTCTAACCAGATGGGTCGGGTTTGGTTATCTGTATGCAGCATTCATATGTTTGGTGATCTTTCGATGGTATAGACAAGAGTTGCCATGGGAGGTGGAATTAGAGAAGGAAAGTCAACAGCAACAGAAGACGTTGACTGTGGTTGAAAATGTTAAAGCTTAATAGAATTTTGTATACCTATTTTGTATTCTATGTAAAATAAATGTATCTTCTACTTCTATAATGAAATCGATCGTTTTATAGCGTTGGTATTATTCTACTTCTACAAGACTATCTTCTTTTTTTCGCTTTTGTCAATTTCATGATTTTCGACAAGTGAAATGCTATACTTTGGAAAATGGTGTATAACTTTGAATGCCAAAGTTGCTGAAGCTTTAGTTAGCTGTTGTCTTAGTTTTAAACTTGAATGTCATAATAGTAACTAAGTAACTATAATACAATTATCAACAATAAGATCAACTTTGAAGGCAGAATACTTGTTTTGGTACTCACAAAATTAAGATGTGAGATTAGGGAGGTACAGTTGCATTTTGAGGGAAGAAAAGGGAATCGGACCCCAAATGTTGATTTGTTTTATAAACGGCTCAGATTCATTGCATCGTAATAACACTGCATTTTAGGTGAAATGCGGTATTGTTAAGATGCATTATGTGCATACTGCATTGATGCAATTTTGTTAAGAAACAACAAAGGCTAAGATCATCTCCCCTCATTCCCCTTTGAAAGCAGTTGCGCCTCAAAAACTTGCCATATAATGAAATATGGCAATTATTAGCACATTCATTTCATATGGTTGCTGCTTAGAAAGCCATTGATGAACTGAATGGTTCTAGAATTTACGGTCGTCCAATTTTTGTAGGGAGACCTAGAAAACCAACGAATGGCCGCTTTGAGAGGTCGAAGGTTAACCCTGTTACAAGGCTTCGCTGTAAAATTTTCCCTCGTTATTCGGTAACTAGTTTCTTACAGTATGCGGTTCTTTTAATTGACGTCGTCCCTTTGGTGGATACGAAAGTATCGAGCTTTCTGATTTCCTGTAACGCTCATGCGTCTAAGATTTCCAAGTTTGGTCCGTACGGTTGTATTTGCTTCTGTGGAGATTCAACTAGTTTCAAAAATGTGATCAATGCTAGTTCTGATGTTTTTTGTTTGATCTCTCCTAATGCTTTCTTTCGATTTGTATGGATTGAGATTACGGGTATCCCTTTTATTTGCGCGTCCAAGAAGAGTGTGTTAGCTGTGGCGGAGTTGTTCGGTGATGTTATCACTGTGGCTCGTTCATCCTCGAAATTAGATTTTGTTAGTTCATTTTACGCGTTCGTCAAAACTACTACTGTTAAGCACATACAAGACTTAGTTTTGGCCTACGTGGAGGACTCGGTTTGTTCTAGAAGTGAAGTCTTGGTCTCCGAAGTTTCCGACGTTTCTACTGTGAGTCATTTTATTCCGATCATCATTTGTTGGTTTCTACCAATCGTTTTGTGGTTTCTAGTGGCCCGTTGGTTGATGCTGGTTTTCGTTGTGTTGAAGACACTTTGAAAAATAATACACATGAGACATTATATGATTTTTAATATGTGGACGTCCATAATGGTTTGAAGATATCCTCTTTATTTAATTTAGATGGTGCGCCTGCTGTTGATTACAATCAAGCATGTGGTTAGGATAGCGATTTGCATCCGGAGATCCCACCTTCGGTCATTAAATTTGGTACTTTGGATGACGTTGTTGTGGGTGATTCTGTTTCTGTTTCGATTTTTTCTGGTATCAACACGAATGCCTCCCCTGgatgttgtaacgacccgtcaaaatcgctattgacgcggcacgttaatcattgattccacagtgaggttttgacctctatatgatacgttttgataaaatattgcattcattaaaataagtgactttctaaacatagaaagttataaacatgtgggcgagtgcttaggtataagcaaaaccccgaaatacataagtctttaatttacaggttgacatcacagtccaattatttattacacaacgcagttttattttgaatgcaataaactttgtacaaagcatgagagactccatgcaggcaacaagcacatcacagcggaagcattctaaggacctgagaataaaacatgctaaaaaagtcaacacgaatgttggtgagttataggtttaattgctcgagtcataaacatgtataaagatagaccacaagatttcatcaaaagtttatcaatagattctacgtaacagagcaccctggtaactaaacttaacgctatagtgataattaccccattcgttttaatacacgcaaaccaacgtgtcttaaactcaaataacatacgtccgttaaaaggctagcgctctagctcggacggggatgtcaagccctatggatccatatacaattattcgcgcccaccagtccatatcctatgtactggcagttactagttaccaaagctaagggatttccggtttaacccagtgtagaatttagtatgtacttgtgtcttatcgcgtttaaaataaattgcatatattctcagcccaaaaatatttaaagtatttaaaaagggagactataaactcacagttcaatattgagactcaatattgtaggcaaattgcgtagacgtaatgacggtagatgactgtatggttggccttggattcaagaacaataccccaaacaatacccaatatttccttagcttaaagcggtttgaaacccgaattaaaacaccctcgaatatactttattattattaacttaaattaaaattataattataattataaattaaaatttatattacataagaaaatatattgtgaagtatttcgtcgaacaaactggcctttttatagtacttttcgatttactgtagctcatgcgatcgcatgagttttcagtgtttttgccatgtgatcgcatggccgccttttctgtttttgtttgctagttcgtcgacatcaaatagtattttactgtagcaaatagtgttttactgtagcaaatagtgttttactgtagcaaatagtgttttactgtagcaaagtcatttttactgtagcaattaatgttttactgtaggaaagtcgtttttacttgtacatcttataatatatatatatatatatatatatatatatatatatatatatatatatatatatatatatatatatatatatatatatatatatatatatatatatatatacacatacatatatgtatatttacataatattaaatcataaagagaattggtttaaattagtcgaaatttttcgggtcatcacagatgtGGTGAAGAGATTAACTTTGATGCTATAAAGAAAGAAAGTGGGTGTTAGAATTAATGTGGGTTCTATACAGGTGGTGAATGAATGTGGTGATAACATAGACGACACTATTGCCGTTTCTAGGTGTTTTGGAGTCAAATGATGATAACATTACGTTTGCAATTAGATTGGTCCGAGGTAATTCATCTTCGTTTGGATAGCAGTACGGTACACGCACCAAGATATGATCTTTGCTTTTCCACTCGAACCATAACCGGGACTGGAACCTCCATCTAGACCTAAACCTGACACCCGCATACCGCATATGCCATTGGTTTGTCGGTCGCTGTGTAGAAGTTCATTCGTGGTAAGCCACGTAAGGAAGGGATCGCCTGTACCTTACAATTATTTGAAAGATATTCACGTCGCCAGGGAGTACGTGCCACGAACGATTCGTTGGTCGGAAGAgggcgaaaaagaaaaagaaaaaagaattGTTGGCTAAACGTCACTTAGAATTGAACGAAGATAGTCCGTTACCGATTTTGATTGGTCGTTGTGGAAAACGTTATTGCGATTGCAAGGTCCCCTCGTGCGAAGGTTTTTGTAAATTGTGGTACGTCTTGAATAAAGACGTTTCAAGAAGTTTACTTGATGAAGCCAATCAGAGGTTAAGAAAGAAGGCGGATGAGGCTTCCACTTCCATCACTTATAAGCTTAAAGATCACATCAATGACTTGGATATTAGGACGCGATTCAAAAGTTGTTAATGGGTTCACATGATGGAAGAGACGACGTTCATCGGCAAATGG of the Rutidosis leptorrhynchoides isolate AG116_Rl617_1_P2 chromosome 5, CSIRO_AGI_Rlap_v1, whole genome shotgun sequence genome contains:
- the LOC139849840 gene encoding reticulon-like protein B17, with the translated sequence MDSPMNSPPPYTRSDPKNRTKSASRLARTSSQEPPPTLSLDLVSYSPKNTVSPKPQNPLSLHDLLLLSPSPAKKSRTRDIGEEISDLYGSRRRCKNRFTNLGSPRNSRRSRRRIEQEIKEDKDLICDDELVAAANNVKAKKRRHSSRSKKEKSISSHSVPSPKGNDGDDEYGYNFDRIGLLVNDLIMWNDVAKSTLWFGFGSLCFISSCFTKGISFSMLSLISHIGLLCLGVSFFSNIIAQRNGIESKREFRLKEDDILRAARVVLPALNFALSKARDLFSGEPSTTLKVAPLLLLGSQYGQIVTFKRLCALGFFIGFTGPKLYSLYSIQICKKGECLKERILETWGGCSHKKIVAASVVTAFWNLTSIKTRIFAAFICLVIFRWYRQELPWEVELEKESQQQQKTLTVVENVKA